One genomic segment of Desulfocapsa sulfexigens DSM 10523 includes these proteins:
- the mnmA gene encoding tRNA 2-thiouridine(34) synthase MnmA produces the protein MRKTKVGMAMSGGVDSTACALLLRKQYDVHGFFMQLAQPDINQQLVRVKDIAARCKIPLTVIDLSARFEEKVLSYFTNTYLDGRTPNPCMVCNPKIKFGLFMDAMLEHGMEEIATGHYASIVEEDGCFFLQQGEDTIKDQTYFLARLGQKQLARVKFPLGAMTKSAVYDLVEEHGFTDFRGRESQDVCFLQNESVGHFLTTRSPESARDGDIVHINGHVLGRHNGIINYTVGQRRGLGIAAPSPLYVLKIDASANRVIVGDNDDLYQDSIEIQDVSWNCGKPPKSDHDYLVRIRYGHEGQPAKIKQISEDHYHISFTERQRAVTPGQFAVIYEGDRLIGSGEIQ, from the coding sequence GTGAGAAAAACAAAAGTTGGTATGGCCATGAGCGGAGGAGTAGACTCCACTGCATGCGCATTGCTTTTGCGAAAACAATATGACGTTCACGGGTTTTTCATGCAGCTTGCCCAACCGGATATCAACCAGCAGTTGGTGCGAGTTAAAGATATTGCTGCACGATGCAAAATCCCTCTTACAGTGATAGACTTGAGCGCTCGTTTTGAGGAGAAAGTTCTCAGCTATTTTACAAATACCTATCTTGACGGGCGTACCCCAAACCCCTGTATGGTCTGTAACCCAAAAATAAAATTTGGCCTGTTTATGGATGCCATGCTGGAACATGGAATGGAGGAGATTGCCACCGGCCATTACGCAAGCATTGTGGAAGAAGACGGCTGTTTTTTTCTGCAACAGGGCGAGGATACAATCAAGGACCAGACCTATTTTCTTGCCAGATTAGGTCAAAAGCAGCTGGCACGGGTGAAATTCCCACTGGGAGCTATGACAAAATCTGCCGTTTATGACCTTGTCGAAGAACATGGATTCACCGATTTCAGAGGTCGGGAAAGCCAGGATGTCTGTTTTCTACAAAATGAATCCGTTGGTCACTTTCTAACAACCCGAAGTCCGGAATCTGCAAGGGATGGCGATATCGTACATATTAATGGTCATGTTCTGGGACGGCATAATGGCATCATCAACTACACAGTTGGACAACGTCGTGGTTTAGGGATTGCCGCACCATCTCCCCTCTATGTCCTGAAAATTGACGCCTCTGCCAACCGTGTTATTGTGGGTGACAATGACGACCTCTATCAAGACTCTATTGAAATACAGGATGTTTCATGGAACTGCGGCAAGCCCCCGAAATCGGATCACGACTACCTGGTCCGCATCCGCTATGGCCATGAAGGTCAACCGGCAAAGATAAAACAGATATCGGAGGATCATTACCACATTAGCTTCACAGAGCGGCAACGGGCTGTTACACCCGGTCAATTCGCAGTTATCTACGAGGGCGATCGGCTTATTGGAAGTGGTGAAATCCAATGA
- the mtaB gene encoding tRNA (N(6)-L-threonylcarbamoyladenosine(37)-C(2))-methylthiotransferase MtaB, with protein sequence MKKKIIINTLGCKVNQFESASFLCGFEESGCRKALAGEDADIVVINTCAVTAKAGAQSRQTVRRLMRRHPKAKVVITGCYAQMAANELAEIVETPVCIVGNGNKHLLVEVALKETPCDLTMLMGRILSKKEICSLPMKRFGDRTRAYLRVQDGCTNFCTYCIVPYTRGPSRSLPLIEVLEQTARFEVAGHREIVVTGIHVGMYGKDLEEQSDITDLMRTACNAHPDIRFRLSSIEPQEITDELLDAMHSCSNFMPHFHIPLQSGDDTILKRMHRGYDRETFRKIIQKCKTTFPDAAIGIDILTGFPGEGEQEFDNSRKLLEEIDGTYFHVFPYSKRPGTPAATFKNQVPKEVSQQRVAQLRKLADAKKEAFYTRFLGTERPVLVEHKRTRDNLLTGFTDNYIPVVFSGDDILMGTVISVHLEKIGDNGAVVGKQAGK encoded by the coding sequence ATGAAGAAAAAAATTATTATCAATACACTGGGCTGCAAGGTCAACCAGTTCGAATCCGCATCCTTCCTCTGTGGTTTTGAGGAATCTGGATGCAGGAAAGCCCTGGCCGGCGAGGACGCCGATATCGTGGTCATCAACACCTGTGCGGTCACCGCAAAAGCCGGTGCCCAATCCCGCCAGACCGTGCGCAGACTTATGCGCCGCCACCCCAAGGCAAAGGTAGTCATAACAGGGTGTTATGCCCAGATGGCTGCCAATGAACTTGCTGAAATAGTAGAAACACCGGTCTGTATTGTTGGCAATGGCAACAAACATCTCCTCGTTGAAGTAGCCCTGAAGGAAACACCCTGCGATCTCACCATGCTTATGGGAAGGATTCTGAGCAAAAAAGAGATCTGCAGCCTTCCCATGAAACGTTTCGGTGACCGAACCCGCGCCTATCTCCGTGTTCAGGATGGCTGCACAAATTTCTGCACCTACTGCATTGTCCCCTATACCCGTGGCCCAAGCCGTAGCCTGCCTCTGATTGAGGTTCTTGAACAGACGGCCCGTTTTGAAGTGGCTGGCCACAGAGAAATCGTTGTCACCGGAATCCATGTGGGCATGTATGGAAAAGATCTTGAAGAACAGTCTGATATCACAGATCTGATGCGAACCGCCTGTAACGCACATCCTGATATTCGTTTCAGACTCAGCTCCATTGAGCCACAGGAAATCACCGATGAACTCCTCGATGCCATGCACTCCTGTAGCAACTTCATGCCCCATTTCCACATCCCTCTGCAGAGTGGTGACGACACCATTCTCAAACGTATGCACCGGGGTTATGATAGGGAAACATTCCGAAAAATCATTCAGAAATGCAAGACTACTTTTCCCGATGCTGCTATTGGTATCGATATCCTGACTGGATTCCCTGGAGAAGGAGAACAGGAGTTTGACAACAGCAGAAAACTCCTTGAAGAAATTGACGGTACCTATTTCCACGTCTTCCCCTACTCCAAACGCCCTGGCACCCCTGCGGCAACCTTTAAAAACCAGGTACCAAAAGAAGTAAGTCAACAACGGGTTGCGCAACTGCGCAAACTTGCCGATGCTAAAAAGGAGGCATTTTACACCCGTTTTCTTGGAACAGAACGGCCCGTACTGGTAGAGCATAAGCGCACGAGAGACAACCTGCTCACAGGATTTACTGACAATTACATTCCTGTGGTTTTTTCAGGGGATGATATTTTGATGGGGACTGTCATTTCTGTTCACCTTGAAAAAATTGGCGACAATGGCGCTGTTGTCGGGAAACAGGCAGGAAAATAG
- a CDS encoding CinA family nicotinamide mononucleotide deamidase-related protein, whose translation MLGEIIAIGNELTSGRIPNTTSGFAAHHLFKAGFDIYAMHTIGDTPKLIGEALKRALGRVDFVLVTGGLGTTDDDLTTVAVSEALNRPTMPNLEILSLIRKHLDANTGQPVSSLEKLAWLPEGAEALNAQSKMSGFQLIHDGKPIFFLPGIPHQMRTLLVEQVLPRLATWYKGSRLNSVQQVFKIFGIQESDINSAVEALPLDKDVEIGYYPVFPEVHLSMTIRGNNKTKTEQLAKETSRLLKQTLGSALYGRDQDTLQSVVGELLQKRNKKLSVAESCTGGLISYLVTSIAGSSAYYLGGVTSYADSMKTTYLDVDESTLKTYGAVSKEVATAMVEGMRKQSSADISLSVTGIAGPDGGSVEKPVGTVFIGIADQEDTRVERFLFTGNRYEIQQLTAQTALDIVRRSLLETE comes from the coding sequence ATGCTTGGAGAAATCATCGCCATCGGCAACGAGCTCACCTCGGGAAGGATCCCCAACACCACCAGTGGTTTTGCCGCTCACCATCTTTTCAAGGCAGGATTTGACATCTATGCCATGCACACCATCGGTGACACTCCTAAGCTCATTGGTGAGGCCTTGAAACGAGCCTTGGGACGGGTAGATTTTGTACTCGTGACCGGTGGCCTTGGCACCACGGATGACGACCTCACTACGGTTGCCGTCTCTGAAGCGCTGAACCGGCCAACCATGCCAAATCTTGAGATCCTCTCTCTCATCAGAAAACATCTGGATGCAAACACCGGTCAGCCGGTGAGTTCTCTTGAAAAACTTGCCTGGCTCCCCGAGGGAGCTGAGGCCTTAAATGCACAGTCGAAAATGTCAGGGTTCCAGCTCATTCATGACGGTAAGCCAATTTTTTTCCTTCCCGGCATCCCCCATCAAATGCGCACCCTTCTAGTAGAACAGGTACTACCCAGGCTTGCCACATGGTATAAGGGAAGCCGCCTCAACAGCGTACAGCAGGTCTTTAAAATCTTCGGCATCCAGGAAAGTGACATCAACAGCGCGGTGGAAGCACTTCCCCTGGATAAGGATGTGGAGATCGGTTACTACCCTGTATTCCCAGAGGTTCATCTCAGTATGACCATTCGCGGTAACAACAAAACAAAGACGGAGCAACTTGCCAAAGAGACATCCCGCCTCCTTAAACAGACACTGGGCTCAGCTCTCTATGGCCGGGATCAGGACACCCTGCAATCTGTGGTTGGAGAATTGTTACAGAAGAGGAACAAAAAACTCTCCGTTGCAGAATCATGCACGGGGGGACTTATCAGCTATCTTGTGACCTCAATCGCAGGAAGCTCTGCCTATTATCTTGGTGGGGTAACTTCCTATGCAGACTCGATGAAAACGACCTATCTGGACGTGGACGAGAGCACACTGAAAACCTACGGGGCGGTGAGCAAAGAAGTTGCAACGGCGATGGTTGAGGGAATGCGCAAACAAAGCAGTGCAGATATCTCCCTTTCCGTAACCGGAATTGCTGGACCGGATGGAGGCAGTGTAGAGAAACCCGTTGGCACCGTTTTCATAGGAATCGCCGACCAGGAAGACACCCGGGTAGAGCGTTTTCTTTTTACCGGGAACAGATACGAGATCCAGCAATTAACAGCACAGACAGCACTTGATATTGTCAGACGTTCTCTGTTAGAAACAGAGTAA
- the recA gene encoding recombinase RecA, which yields MATAKDKEGSVDNAISQIQRQFGKGSIMRLGGATVEKIPVVSTGSLSLDIALGVGGFPKGRIAEIYGPESSGKTTLALHAVAEAQKKGGTAAFIDAEHALDTAYAQRLGVDVDNLLVSQPDFGEQALDIAEILIRSGGVDIIVIDSVAALVPKAEIDGNVGDSHMGLQARLMSQAMRKFTGVLSRSNTILIFINQIRMKIGVMFGNPETTTGGNALKFYSSLRLDIRRIGSLKDGQEVIGNRTKVKVVKNKVAPPFQIAEFDIIYGEGISKEGDLLDLAVEQEIIDKSGSWYSYQDERIGQGRENAKRFLQDHPEMFTDIDQKVRMGFGLLAPAGADAKKATDETE from the coding sequence ATGGCAACAGCAAAAGATAAAGAGGGTAGCGTAGACAACGCAATCAGCCAGATTCAACGCCAATTCGGCAAAGGCTCCATCATGCGCCTTGGCGGGGCAACAGTTGAAAAGATCCCTGTGGTCTCAACAGGTTCCCTGAGCCTTGATATTGCACTCGGAGTAGGTGGTTTCCCCAAGGGGAGAATCGCTGAAATCTACGGCCCGGAATCTTCCGGTAAAACTACCCTTGCACTTCATGCTGTTGCAGAGGCTCAGAAAAAGGGCGGGACAGCTGCTTTTATAGATGCAGAGCATGCACTCGACACGGCATATGCCCAGCGCCTTGGCGTTGATGTTGACAATCTTCTCGTCTCCCAACCGGACTTTGGTGAACAGGCTCTTGATATTGCAGAGATTCTTATTCGATCGGGCGGCGTGGATATTATTGTTATCGACTCCGTGGCTGCCCTGGTTCCCAAGGCGGAGATTGATGGGAATGTCGGTGATTCCCATATGGGCCTGCAGGCGCGTCTGATGTCACAGGCCATGCGTAAATTCACCGGTGTCCTGAGTCGGAGCAACACCATCCTTATCTTTATCAACCAGATCAGGATGAAAATCGGAGTGATGTTCGGGAACCCGGAGACCACTACGGGCGGAAACGCTCTTAAATTCTACTCCTCACTACGCCTCGATATACGAAGAATCGGTTCCCTGAAAGACGGTCAGGAAGTCATTGGAAACCGCACCAAAGTGAAGGTGGTAAAAAACAAAGTTGCACCCCCGTTTCAGATAGCAGAATTTGACATTATCTACGGGGAAGGCATCTCCAAGGAAGGTGACCTGCTTGATCTTGCCGTAGAGCAGGAAATCATAGACAAGAGTGGCTCCTGGTATTCGTATCAGGACGAACGCATTGGCCAGGGACGGGAAAACGCCAAGCGATTCCTTCAGGATCATCCGGAAATGTTTACCGACATCGACCAGAAAGTCCGAATGGGATTCGGGCTGCTTGCCCCCGCTGGAGCAGATGCAAAGAAAGCAACGGACGAAACTGAATAG
- the rfaE2 gene encoding D-glycero-beta-D-manno-heptose 1-phosphate adenylyltransferase, producing the protein MSDTVLSQLGFLQFEIVAGDIQKNLEQVRSGLAELAPAPGSLIVLPEMWATGFVYEQLATLADEIPELLVELEELASSFAIILAGSLPQKLTEGKNKEHSLYNTLFFSGIGKAGARGIAKQNLFSFWKEDLWFQAGKSPSPIALPGGDLLGGLVCYDLRFPEAARFQCRQGAGILVMSAEWPRARIAQWRVLLQARAIENQAFVVAANCCGDWEGMRMGGHSMIVAPDGEIITEAGDTEGACSVPFNREVQKELRERFNSVAPSPWAFEDSDKILSLETITENVTRRRKAGQKIVFTNGCFDIIHAGHVEYLQKARCQGDFLIVGLNNDASIRSIKGPARPINNEQNRARVLAALGCVDGVVLFGEDTPLHLITTIRPDVLVKGADWEEDDIVGGAEVKAGGGRVERISFASQTSTTAVIDQIRAS; encoded by the coding sequence GTGTCCGATACAGTACTTTCCCAACTCGGTTTTCTCCAGTTTGAGATTGTTGCAGGTGACATTCAAAAAAATCTTGAACAGGTACGATCTGGGCTGGCTGAATTAGCTCCGGCTCCGGGAAGCCTTATTGTTCTTCCAGAGATGTGGGCCACCGGTTTTGTCTACGAGCAGTTGGCTACACTTGCCGATGAGATCCCTGAACTTCTTGTGGAATTGGAGGAACTCGCCTCTTCCTTCGCTATTATCCTCGCAGGATCTCTTCCCCAAAAACTGACAGAGGGGAAAAACAAAGAACATTCTCTGTACAACACTCTGTTTTTTTCAGGTATCGGGAAAGCAGGTGCTCGTGGAATTGCCAAGCAGAATCTGTTTTCTTTCTGGAAGGAGGATCTCTGGTTTCAGGCCGGGAAGAGTCCATCGCCCATAGCGCTTCCCGGAGGTGATCTGTTGGGTGGGCTGGTCTGTTATGATCTTCGTTTCCCCGAAGCGGCAAGGTTTCAATGCCGTCAGGGAGCAGGGATTCTGGTGATGTCTGCAGAGTGGCCTCGGGCGAGAATTGCTCAATGGCGGGTGTTGCTTCAGGCTCGTGCCATTGAAAATCAGGCCTTCGTGGTTGCGGCGAATTGCTGTGGTGACTGGGAAGGGATGCGCATGGGTGGCCATTCCATGATTGTGGCACCCGACGGTGAGATTATCACTGAAGCAGGTGACACTGAGGGGGCGTGTTCGGTTCCCTTTAATCGGGAAGTGCAGAAGGAACTGCGGGAGCGTTTTAACAGTGTTGCACCTTCTCCCTGGGCGTTTGAAGATAGTGATAAAATCCTCAGCCTGGAGACAATTACCGAAAATGTAACCAGACGCCGGAAAGCAGGGCAGAAAATTGTTTTTACCAATGGCTGCTTTGATATCATTCATGCGGGGCATGTGGAGTATCTGCAGAAGGCCAGGTGCCAGGGAGACTTTCTCATAGTTGGCTTGAATAATGATGCGTCCATTCGTTCTATCAAGGGACCTGCCAGGCCAATCAACAATGAGCAGAATCGGGCGAGAGTTCTTGCCGCACTTGGTTGTGTGGATGGCGTTGTTCTTTTTGGAGAAGATACTCCCCTCCATCTGATAACCACAATCCGCCCAGATGTTCTGGTAAAAGGGGCAGACTGGGAGGAGGATGATATTGTCGGGGGGGCTGAGGTAAAGGCAGGAGGTGGCAGAGTGGAGCGGATCAGCTTTGCCAGTCAGACATCAACAACGGCGGTAATTGATCAGATCAGGGCAAGCTGA
- a CDS encoding DVU0298 family protein — MNRKIKKEVLALLADNDLNHAREELAKFDEQGLVNPLFSGLYRPEEMLRWHTVTIFGEVLNRLANKNMEAARIVMRRYLWSLNDESGGIGWGAPEAMAEAMYHHDGLCDEYLHMLISYMRPDGPLEHQDGNYLELPELQRGLLWGVSRLAEKRAELLLEKDVVPDLLPYLNSQDATVRGLAAKGLGLLGGIDFEKKLEPLLQDERSVRLYRDGEISVVTVSKIAADALRQCRVLQPA; from the coding sequence ATGAACAGAAAAATAAAAAAAGAGGTTCTGGCTCTTTTAGCGGATAATGATTTGAATCATGCTCGTGAAGAGCTTGCCAAGTTTGACGAACAGGGGCTGGTGAATCCCCTCTTCTCAGGTCTGTATCGTCCCGAAGAGATGTTGCGGTGGCATACTGTGACCATTTTCGGCGAAGTCTTAAACCGTCTTGCCAATAAGAATATGGAGGCGGCACGAATTGTCATGCGCCGTTATCTCTGGAGCCTTAATGATGAGTCTGGCGGTATCGGGTGGGGGGCTCCTGAGGCCATGGCGGAGGCCATGTATCATCATGACGGTTTGTGTGATGAGTACCTTCATATGCTGATTTCATACATGCGTCCGGACGGACCTCTTGAACACCAGGATGGAAATTATCTCGAACTTCCCGAATTGCAGCGCGGTCTGCTGTGGGGTGTTAGCAGGCTGGCAGAAAAACGAGCGGAGTTGCTGTTAGAGAAGGATGTTGTCCCTGATCTGCTCCCCTACCTAAACTCGCAGGATGCCACAGTGCGGGGCTTGGCGGCAAAGGGGCTGGGTCTGCTTGGAGGCATTGATTTTGAGAAGAAGTTGGAGCCGTTGCTGCAGGACGAGCGGTCGGTCCGCCTCTATCGCGATGGAGAAATTTCTGTTGTGACCGTTTCGAAAATTGCCGCAGATGCCCTGAGACAGTGTCGTGTCCTGCAGCCCGCATAA
- a CDS encoding ferritin — protein MKKKMEKALNKQVNAEMYSSYLYLAMESYFQSISLSGFAKWMRGQVQEEMFHGMKIYDYVHERGGRMEFEAIAKPETEWKSPLAAFEHILAHEQGVTALINNLIDVALDVRDHAAKAFLDWFITEQVEEESTVGEIVARLRLIGDDSSGLFLLDSELSKRVFTMPVK, from the coding sequence ATGAAGAAAAAGATGGAAAAAGCCTTGAATAAACAGGTGAACGCGGAAATGTATTCCAGCTATTTGTATCTGGCGATGGAGTCCTATTTTCAATCTATCAGCCTCAGCGGTTTTGCCAAATGGATGCGTGGTCAGGTTCAGGAAGAGATGTTTCATGGCATGAAGATTTATGATTATGTTCACGAACGGGGAGGTAGGATGGAGTTCGAGGCGATAGCCAAGCCTGAGACCGAATGGAAGTCACCACTGGCGGCCTTTGAGCATATCCTGGCACATGAGCAGGGGGTAACTGCCCTTATCAACAATCTGATCGACGTTGCTCTTGATGTTCGCGATCATGCAGCGAAGGCTTTTCTTGACTGGTTTATTACCGAACAGGTTGAAGAGGAGTCAACCGTGGGTGAAATTGTTGCCCGTCTTCGTCTGATCGGTGATGATTCCAGTGGACTGTTTCTGCTTGATTCGGAACTTTCCAAGCGGGTATTCACCATGCCGGTAAAATAG
- a CDS encoding CAP domain-containing protein — protein sequence MAAPTEESEQWLTAHNYYRKLHGVPSVVWSEKVAASALVHAKTCPSGHSGSRYGENLAWASYDMGIGSTVKMWYDEEALYDYEEPGYIPGVGHFTQVVWKATEEIGCAHISGCRSGKSLRANIWVCQYSPPGNFRRRFPENVLSPLVEKR from the coding sequence ATGGCTGCCCCCACGGAGGAGAGCGAACAGTGGCTTACTGCGCATAATTACTATCGAAAGCTGCACGGTGTACCCTCAGTTGTCTGGTCGGAGAAGGTGGCGGCCAGTGCTCTTGTCCATGCGAAAACCTGCCCCTCTGGGCATTCTGGCTCCAGGTATGGCGAAAATCTGGCCTGGGCCTCCTACGATATGGGCATTGGGTCCACTGTGAAGATGTGGTATGATGAAGAAGCGTTGTATGACTATGAGGAGCCGGGCTATATTCCGGGAGTAGGTCACTTCACTCAGGTTGTCTGGAAGGCAACTGAAGAAATCGGCTGTGCCCATATTTCGGGCTGCCGCTCAGGAAAATCACTGAGAGCCAATATTTGGGTTTGTCAATATTCCCCGCCAGGGAATTTCCGTCGCCGTTTTCCGGAAAACGTGTTGTCCCCCCTCGTTGAAAAAAGATAG
- a CDS encoding DUF4388 domain-containing protein, whose translation MQFRNGVFVITEERHCPLYNVGEELQVDGGVLRLPAAKATCLTLTRDLIALASEDIVFELYLQGSRQKTKFECGGCTGIIRFEFKKEKDFSTIQMRLLAAAERREKLKSVSRFAGLLRTIDIFQPLSDDDLLDLATLLKLDDYNWGFPILQKGDPASNLFIIIDGRVEVMDDDGVTLAEMERGDVFGEMSLLSGDRVTTTIMAMEPCQIASLSQKNFRHVLNRFPALQVFFYKLLVSRITTINFQRAEELASGMVGQLADIPPLELCQMINSNQKTGRLKLEVGQEKAILLFNEGELVSATYNSKEGQEAFYDCLAINEGRFKFVHGLSQREMELDILGGFMGMLMEGMKRIDDNG comes from the coding sequence ATGCAATTTCGAAATGGTGTCTTTGTCATCACTGAGGAGAGACATTGCCCTCTGTATAACGTCGGTGAAGAGTTGCAGGTTGATGGAGGCGTGTTGAGACTCCCTGCAGCCAAGGCGACCTGTCTCACCCTGACGAGGGATCTCATTGCACTTGCATCTGAGGATATTGTCTTTGAGCTGTATCTCCAGGGAAGCAGGCAGAAAACAAAGTTCGAGTGTGGCGGCTGCACCGGCATTATTCGTTTTGAATTTAAAAAAGAAAAAGATTTTTCCACCATTCAGATGAGACTGCTGGCTGCAGCGGAACGTCGTGAAAAGTTAAAGTCTGTTTCCCGCTTTGCAGGTCTTCTGCGAACCATTGATATTTTTCAACCGTTGTCCGATGACGATCTCCTCGATCTTGCCACTCTCCTGAAACTTGACGATTACAATTGGGGATTTCCAATTCTCCAGAAGGGTGACCCAGCCTCCAATCTGTTTATCATCATAGATGGCAGGGTGGAGGTTATGGATGATGATGGGGTGACCCTTGCCGAGATGGAGCGAGGGGATGTTTTTGGTGAAATGAGTCTTTTGTCAGGAGATCGGGTCACCACCACTATAATGGCCATGGAACCTTGTCAGATTGCAAGTCTCAGCCAGAAAAACTTTCGTCATGTCCTGAATCGTTTCCCTGCACTTCAGGTGTTCTTTTATAAACTGCTGGTGAGTCGCATTACAACTATCAATTTCCAACGAGCCGAGGAACTTGCTTCGGGGATGGTTGGTCAGCTTGCCGATATTCCACCTCTTGAACTGTGTCAGATGATTAATTCAAATCAGAAGACAGGGCGGTTGAAGCTGGAAGTAGGGCAGGAAAAGGCCATCCTTCTCTTTAACGAGGGAGAGCTTGTCTCTGCGACCTATAACTCCAAGGAAGGGCAGGAGGCTTTTTACGACTGTCTGGCTATTAATGAGGGACGGTTTAAGTTCGTTCATGGATTGAGTCAGCGGGAAATGGAACTGGATATTCTGGGCGGTTTTATGGGAATGTTAATGGAAGGGATGAAGCGTATTGATGACAATGGCTAG
- a CDS encoding ABC transporter substrate-binding protein, with protein MKLQSQTLILFLSSFFFLSFVTSCNQQQPPIKIGLAINLSGRGGEAGEHIRDGAILAVDNVNKAGGINGRSLELLIRDDQNSDEGIIQADESLIDAGVVAIIGHSFSSNTIKAHPLVTSRDTILITAYTASTELSGQDDLFFRTAVDCSLFGKKMATLLQKKEVQSVAFLMDMTNSAFVLDYVNRVRAHFTGPVTEVKFNSREHADWDRIMDELLEPRRDAIILLTEASMTGVALQKIAATDFNGSRIATIWAQTPELIRHAGDSAEGLSIITYVDPDNSRPDYLKFAREIEEKLHNKATARSTRAYEMVMILADALGRCSSISSGELKKALLAGEYDTLMGHVKFDQYGDVVRPVYEVIVRDKQFRNNGEI; from the coding sequence ATGAAACTCCAGTCGCAGACTCTGATCCTGTTTTTGTCCTCCTTTTTTTTCCTCTCTTTTGTAACTTCCTGTAATCAACAGCAGCCACCGATAAAAATCGGTCTGGCAATTAACCTCAGTGGCCGGGGAGGTGAAGCCGGGGAACATATCCGGGACGGGGCAATTCTTGCCGTAGACAACGTCAACAAGGCAGGTGGAATCAACGGTCGCTCTCTTGAACTGCTTATTCGCGACGACCAGAACAGCGATGAAGGCATCATACAAGCAGACGAGTCACTTATAGATGCAGGTGTAGTTGCTATCATCGGTCACAGTTTTTCATCCAATACTATTAAAGCACATCCTCTTGTCACTTCACGTGATACCATACTCATCACAGCCTATACCGCATCCACCGAGCTCAGCGGCCAGGATGATCTTTTTTTTCGAACTGCTGTCGACTGCTCGCTGTTTGGTAAAAAAATGGCCACCCTCCTGCAGAAAAAAGAAGTACAATCCGTGGCATTCCTCATGGATATGACAAACTCTGCTTTCGTTCTCGATTACGTAAATCGTGTCCGGGCACATTTTACCGGCCCTGTCACCGAGGTGAAATTTAACTCCCGGGAACATGCCGACTGGGACCGGATAATGGATGAGTTACTTGAACCACGGCGGGATGCAATTATTCTCCTTACCGAGGCGAGTATGACAGGAGTTGCTTTACAAAAAATTGCTGCCACTGATTTCAACGGAAGCCGTATTGCGACTATCTGGGCTCAGACCCCGGAACTGATACGCCACGCCGGGGACAGCGCCGAGGGCCTGAGTATCATCACCTATGTAGATCCAGATAACAGCCGTCCGGACTACCTCAAATTTGCCCGAGAAATTGAAGAAAAACTTCACAATAAGGCAACAGCCAGATCGACAAGAGCCTACGAGATGGTCATGATTCTGGCCGATGCTCTGGGGCGCTGTTCCAGCATAAGCAGTGGCGAACTGAAGAAGGCATTGCTTGCAGGAGAGTATGATACCCTTATGGGGCACGTAAAATTTGACCAGTATGGCGATGTGGTGCGACCGGTATACGAAGTTATCGTGCGTGACAAACAATTTCGCAATAATGGAGAAATCTAA